One Roseimaritima multifibrata DNA window includes the following coding sequences:
- a CDS encoding cation:proton antiporter domain-containing protein translates to MELWILLADIVFLLAACLIGGGLASRIGQSPLVGYLLAGMLVGGPGGFGFVGSNVEIEEIAELGVALLLFSLGLEFSIERLKGLGSRPLLGGASQVIVTVLAGAVAALAYGMTMKPAIALGAMAALSSTAVVLRILMERSELEMPHGRNSLGVLLTQDIAVVPLAVLMTVLGGDGTPKDVAMDVGKLVLMAGGLATALYVVTKIAVLTLGTLTLERNRELTVIFAVVIGLGSAAAAHSAGISPALGAFISGMLLGSSQFAIQIRADVSSLRVLLLTLFFGSAGMVADPLWILSHLHWVVAATAALTIGKLVITTAIFLAFRQSLRVAAATGLALAQIGEFAFVLGAIGRTSGVVSDDVYALVVSVTIVSFFVSALAVPFAPKFGDWAARMLGVGIDISAEDGTPSSPHTTDVVVVGFGPTAQLASIPLMESHLRVTVIDLNHAGILTARQRGFDGHVGDATSPDVLEHASIGEAKLVIVTLPHFRSALTILQLVRSMNPSATVLVRSRYQIHSDALAAAGGIISGDEEQVGGAIGEQVKTWLTETGTATN, encoded by the coding sequence ATGGAACTTTGGATACTGCTCGCCGACATCGTCTTCTTGCTTGCTGCCTGTTTGATCGGCGGTGGACTGGCGTCGCGAATCGGACAAAGCCCGCTTGTCGGGTATCTACTGGCTGGGATGCTAGTCGGGGGACCTGGCGGCTTTGGATTCGTCGGTTCGAATGTTGAAATCGAGGAAATCGCAGAGCTGGGCGTCGCGCTTCTTTTGTTCAGTCTGGGCTTGGAGTTTTCAATCGAGCGATTGAAGGGGCTTGGCAGTCGGCCGCTTCTGGGCGGAGCCAGTCAAGTCATCGTGACCGTGCTGGCTGGGGCCGTCGCGGCGCTGGCGTACGGTATGACAATGAAACCAGCGATCGCGTTGGGGGCGATGGCCGCGTTAAGCAGCACGGCAGTGGTATTGCGAATCCTGATGGAACGCAGCGAGCTGGAAATGCCACACGGCCGCAATAGCCTTGGCGTGCTGTTGACTCAGGACATCGCCGTTGTCCCGTTGGCGGTGCTGATGACCGTCCTTGGTGGTGATGGCACGCCGAAGGACGTTGCCATGGATGTCGGCAAACTGGTTTTGATGGCTGGCGGCTTGGCAACCGCATTGTACGTCGTCACAAAAATCGCAGTGTTGACGCTCGGCACGCTTACCTTGGAACGCAACCGCGAACTAACGGTCATCTTTGCAGTCGTCATCGGACTCGGCTCGGCAGCGGCTGCCCACTCCGCCGGTATCTCGCCAGCTCTGGGCGCGTTCATTTCCGGCATGTTGCTGGGCAGCAGTCAATTTGCGATCCAGATTCGCGCCGATGTATCCTCGCTCCGAGTCCTGTTACTGACGCTGTTCTTTGGTTCCGCTGGGATGGTGGCGGACCCGCTCTGGATTCTCTCGCACCTTCACTGGGTAGTCGCCGCAACGGCCGCATTGACCATTGGCAAACTGGTAATCACGACAGCGATTTTCCTAGCGTTCCGGCAATCGCTGCGTGTGGCAGCCGCCACCGGACTGGCTCTGGCTCAGATCGGCGAATTCGCATTTGTTTTAGGGGCGATCGGACGCACCTCGGGCGTCGTGTCGGATGACGTCTACGCACTCGTTGTTTCGGTCACCATTGTGTCGTTTTTTGTCAGCGCTCTGGCAGTCCCATTCGCTCCGAAGTTCGGTGATTGGGCAGCAAGAATGTTGGGCGTCGGCATCGACATCAGCGCGGAAGATGGTACGCCTAGTTCACCTCATACGACCGATGTCGTGGTGGTTGGTTTCGGACCAACTGCCCAGCTTGCCTCGATACCGTTAATGGAGTCGCATTTGAGAGTGACTGTGATTGACCTGAATCACGCTGGAATTCTTACCGCTCGCCAACGTGGCTTCGATGGACACGTTGGCGATGCAACATCCCCCGACGTTTTAGAGCACGCGTCGATCGGTGAGGCGAAACTGGTGATCGTTACGCTACCGCATTTCCGTTCCGCCCTGACGATCTTGCAGTTGGTCCGATCGATGAATCCCTCCGCGACGGTACTGGTTCGGTCACGATACCAAATCCACAGCGACGCCTTAGCCGCCGCAGGTGGAATCATCAGCGGTGACGAGGAACAGGTCGGTGGCGCAATCGGTGAACAGGTCAAAACGTGGCTGACCGAAACAGGGACCGCAACGAACTAG
- a CDS encoding universal stress protein, whose translation MKTIVVATDFSERSDRAIRRATLLTREFGASLHLVHVIDDDQPRLIVQAERDASLKILEELATTLEEVDGVQCDFRVVLGNPFIGISEAARDIGADLVIIGPHRRQLLRDILVGTTAERTIRTADRPVLLTNGVPTGAYRRAIVASDLSTYSEATFRTAKSLGVLDRLNVSLLHVFSDPGTPLMNRASLSDNEKQSYIADVRNRAGKEVAAFMARINAGEMSTVLKPITGNIAETICETANALSSELIVLGTCGRSVITRALMGSVTEGVLRSSDQDVLAIPPPRNQPV comes from the coding sequence GTGAATTTGGAGCCAGTCTTCATTTGGTTCACGTAATTGATGATGACCAGCCACGGTTGATCGTGCAGGCTGAACGAGATGCCTCGCTCAAGATTCTTGAGGAACTGGCGACAACTCTTGAAGAGGTCGATGGCGTGCAATGCGATTTTCGTGTTGTCCTTGGCAATCCGTTTATCGGAATCTCGGAGGCCGCGCGAGACATTGGAGCTGACCTAGTCATCATTGGTCCCCATCGCCGGCAGTTGCTCCGAGACATCTTGGTCGGGACAACGGCGGAAAGGACCATCCGGACGGCAGATCGCCCCGTCTTGTTAACAAATGGTGTTCCGACGGGGGCATACCGTCGAGCAATCGTCGCTTCCGACCTTTCCACCTACTCGGAAGCAACGTTTCGCACCGCGAAATCCCTTGGAGTGCTTGATCGGTTGAATGTCTCTCTGCTCCATGTGTTCAGTGACCCAGGAACTCCTCTGATGAACCGCGCGTCATTAAGCGACAATGAGAAGCAGTCGTACATCGCTGACGTACGGAACCGAGCGGGAAAAGAGGTGGCGGCATTCATGGCCCGAATCAACGCTGGAGAGATGTCCACGGTCTTAAAACCCATTACAGGTAACATTGCTGAAACGATTTGCGAAACAGCCAACGCGTTGTCTAGCGAGCTAATTGTCCTTGGAACGTGCGGTCGCTCGGTTATTACGCGGGCCCTGATGGGAAGCGTGACAGAAGGTGTTTTGCGCAGCTCTGACCAAGACGTTCTTGCGATACCGCCGCCACGAAATCAACCGGTATGA
- a CDS encoding DUF1501 domain-containing protein, whose translation MRSRRLCGRLQNGDDHAVNHHVFDGMRFRAAYDQAVSALIEEICERGLDARMLVVVAGSFGGRRRSITSQVVVSGTQVPQGATSGLAGTIGREHFRTSGLMEGTPPSAKNLSS comes from the coding sequence ATGCGTAGTCGTCGATTGTGCGGCCGTCTCCAAAACGGGGACGACCATGCGGTCAATCACCACGTGTTTGACGGCATGCGATTTCGCGCCGCTTACGATCAAGCGGTTTCGGCGTTGATCGAAGAAATTTGTGAACGCGGTCTCGACGCGAGAATGCTGGTAGTGGTTGCTGGCAGTTTTGGCGGACGCCGAAGATCAATTACCAGCCAAGTAGTGGTGTCGGGAACGCAAGTGCCGCAGGGGGCAACAAGCGGCCTGGCCGGGACCATTGGCCGCGAGCATTTTCGAACATCTGGGCTGATGGAGGGGACGCCCCCTTCCGCTAAAAATTTGAGTTCGTGA
- a CDS encoding catalase, whose protein sequence is MTKKDTKPTTTDAGCPVSSDEHSLTVGPDGPILLHDHYLIEQMANFNRERIPERQPHAKGSGAFGHFQVTHDVSAFTKAAVFQPGTKTDTLVRFSTVAGERGSPDTWRDPRGFSVKFYTTEGNYDMVGNNTPVFFLRDPMKFQHFIRSQKRRADNGLRDHDMQWDFWSLSPESAHQVTWLMGDRGIPKTWRNMNGYSSHTYMWVNADGERFWVKYHFKTDQGIDFLTQEEADRLAGADGDYHRRDLFNAIKQGDHPSWSLKVQIMPFEEAKTYRLNPFDLTKVWPHADYPLHDVGKLTLDRNPTDFHTEIEQAAFEPNNLVQGIGISPDKMLLGRMFAYADAHRHRLGVNYKHIPVNAPQCPVFSYSKDGQGRTQNVSDPVYAPNSKGGPAADGERFPDDATWATDGEFTRAAYTLREDDDDFGQAGTLVRDVMDDEQRERLVSNVVGHLKGGVAEPVLERALQYWSNIDKEIGDRIRKGVSGG, encoded by the coding sequence ATGACTAAGAAAGATACGAAACCGACGACCACGGATGCGGGGTGCCCCGTTTCCAGTGACGAGCACTCGTTGACCGTTGGCCCGGATGGCCCCATCCTATTGCATGACCATTACCTCATCGAGCAAATGGCCAACTTCAATCGTGAGCGGATTCCTGAGCGGCAGCCACATGCGAAAGGTTCTGGTGCTTTTGGGCATTTTCAGGTGACCCATGATGTTAGCGCATTCACCAAAGCCGCGGTGTTCCAGCCGGGGACAAAGACGGACACCTTGGTGCGTTTTTCGACGGTTGCGGGCGAGCGTGGCAGTCCGGATACTTGGCGCGACCCCCGTGGATTCTCGGTGAAGTTCTATACCACCGAAGGGAACTACGACATGGTTGGGAACAACACGCCCGTGTTCTTCCTGCGTGATCCGATGAAGTTTCAACATTTCATCCGATCACAAAAGAGGCGGGCGGACAACGGCCTGCGCGACCATGACATGCAATGGGATTTTTGGTCTTTGTCGCCCGAATCGGCGCATCAGGTGACGTGGTTGATGGGGGATCGCGGGATTCCAAAAACTTGGCGGAACATGAACGGCTATTCCAGCCACACCTATATGTGGGTCAACGCCGATGGTGAACGGTTCTGGGTGAAGTACCACTTCAAAACGGATCAGGGCATCGACTTTCTCACGCAGGAGGAAGCCGATCGATTGGCCGGGGCCGACGGTGACTACCATCGTCGTGACCTGTTCAACGCGATCAAGCAAGGGGATCATCCCAGTTGGTCTTTGAAAGTGCAGATCATGCCTTTTGAAGAAGCGAAGACCTACCGTTTGAATCCGTTCGATTTGACTAAGGTCTGGCCGCACGCGGATTACCCGCTCCACGATGTGGGCAAGTTAACGCTGGATCGTAACCCAACCGATTTTCACACCGAAATCGAACAGGCTGCGTTCGAGCCAAACAACCTTGTTCAAGGCATTGGTATCAGTCCTGACAAGATGTTGCTTGGTCGCATGTTCGCTTATGCTGACGCTCATCGACATCGCCTGGGTGTGAATTACAAGCACATTCCCGTCAATGCACCGCAATGTCCCGTGTTCAGTTACAGCAAGGACGGGCAGGGGCGAACGCAAAACGTTTCGGATCCGGTTTACGCTCCGAATTCGAAAGGTGGACCGGCGGCGGATGGCGAACGTTTCCCTGACGACGCGACTTGGGCGACCGATGGCGAGTTCACGCGTGCCGCTTATACGCTGCGTGAAGATGATGACGACTTCGGCCAGGCCGGAACCTTGGTACGCGACGTTATGGATGATGAACAACGCGAGCGACTGGTGTCGAATGTTGTCGGACATCTTAAGGGAGGCGTGGCCGAACCTGTGCTGGAACGAGCGCTGCAGTACTGGAGCAACATCGACAAGGAAATTGGTGACCGCATTCGCAAGGGTGTTTCAGGCGGTTAA